A genomic region of Mus musculus strain C57BL/6J chromosome 7, GRCm38.p6 C57BL/6J contains the following coding sequences:
- the Cib1 gene encoding calcium and integrin-binding protein 1 isoform X1, with product MVFSTSPTRDSLSFEDFLDLLSVFSDTATPDIKSHYAFRIFDFDDDGTLDREDLSQLVNCLTGEGEDTRLSASEMKQLIDNILEESDIDRDGTINLSEFQHVISRSPDFASSFKIVL from the exons ATGGTCTTCTCCACATCACCTACCAGAGACAGCCTGAGCTTTGAGGACTTCCTGGACCTCCTGAGTGTCTTCAGTGACACAGCAACCCCAGACATCAAGTCACACTATGCCTTCCGCATCTTTG ACTTTGATGACGATGGAACCCTGGACAGAGAAGACCTGAGCCAGCTTGTGAATTGCCTCACGGGAGAGGGCGAGGACACTCGGCTCAGTGCTTCTGAGATGAAGCAGCTGATTGACAAT ATCCTGGAAGAGTCAGACATTGACAGGGATGGGACCATCAATCTTTCCGAGTTCCAGCATGTCATCTCGCGCTCACCAGACTTTGCCAG CTCCTTTAAGATTGTCCTGTGA